From Streptomyces qinzhouensis, one genomic window encodes:
- a CDS encoding ABC transporter ATP-binding protein, giving the protein MSGPRAMMAASAERSMDFKGSGKRLLRQLAPDRRLLWVMLAAAVLSVGLSAVGPWVLGKATDLVFAGVVGRETAESGATKGEVVSGLRADGDDGLADMLSGVAFTPGEGIDFTAVGQVLLIALVLFLLSGLLALVASRCSIKVINRAMSRMREDVQAKLERLPLSYFDRAKRGEVLSRVTNDIDNVSQTLQQTMGQLINSLLTIVGVLAMMFWISPLLALVALVTVPLSVVVAARIGKRSQPHFVQQWKSTGKLNAHVEEMYSGHALVKVFGRQEESAREFAEQNDALYEAGFRAQFHSGVMQPVMFFLSNLNYVLVAVVGGLRVASGSLSIGDVQAFIQYSRQFSMPLSQVASMANLVQSGVASAERVFELLDAEEQAPDARPAEVRTAVDGAARPAGRVALEKVSFRYEPDRPLIEELSLRVEPGQTVAIVGPTGAGKTTLVNLLMRFYEVTGGRITLDGVDAAALPRDELRSGIGMVLQDTWLFGGTIAENIAYGAAREVTRDEIEEAARAAHADRFVRTLPKGYDTVIDDEGTGVSAGEKQLITIARAFLSDPVILVLDEATSSVDTRTEVLIQKAMAKLAEGRTSFVIAHRLSTIRDADVILVMENGSIVEQGTHGELLAAGGAYAGLYSAQFAQAVAEVD; this is encoded by the coding sequence ATGAGCGGGCCACGCGCGATGATGGCCGCCTCGGCGGAGCGGTCGATGGACTTCAAGGGGTCGGGCAAGCGGCTGCTGCGGCAGCTGGCGCCGGACCGGAGACTGCTGTGGGTGATGCTGGCCGCCGCGGTGCTGAGCGTCGGTCTTTCGGCGGTCGGGCCGTGGGTGCTGGGCAAGGCGACCGATCTGGTCTTCGCCGGTGTCGTGGGCCGGGAGACGGCCGAGAGCGGCGCGACCAAGGGAGAGGTCGTCTCGGGGCTGCGGGCCGACGGCGACGACGGGCTCGCCGACATGCTCTCGGGTGTGGCCTTCACCCCCGGTGAGGGCATCGATTTCACCGCGGTCGGACAGGTGCTGCTGATCGCCCTGGTGCTCTTCCTGCTCTCGGGGCTGCTGGCGCTGGTGGCCTCCCGCTGTTCGATCAAGGTGATCAACCGGGCCATGTCCCGGATGCGGGAGGACGTCCAGGCGAAGCTGGAGCGGCTGCCGCTGTCGTACTTCGACCGGGCCAAGCGGGGCGAGGTCCTCAGCCGGGTCACCAACGACATCGACAATGTCTCCCAGACCCTCCAGCAGACCATGGGGCAGTTGATCAACTCGCTGCTCACGATCGTCGGCGTACTGGCGATGATGTTCTGGATCTCGCCGCTGCTGGCGCTGGTGGCCCTGGTGACGGTGCCGCTGTCGGTGGTCGTGGCGGCCCGGATCGGCAAGCGGTCCCAGCCGCACTTCGTCCAGCAGTGGAAGTCCACCGGCAAGCTGAACGCCCATGTCGAGGAGATGTACTCCGGGCATGCGCTGGTGAAGGTCTTCGGACGGCAGGAGGAGTCGGCCCGGGAGTTCGCCGAGCAGAACGACGCCCTGTACGAGGCCGGATTCCGGGCCCAGTTCCACAGCGGTGTCATGCAGCCGGTGATGTTCTTCCTCTCGAATCTGAACTATGTGCTGGTGGCGGTGGTCGGCGGGCTGCGGGTGGCGTCCGGATCGCTGTCGATCGGCGATGTCCAGGCCTTCATCCAGTACTCCCGGCAGTTCTCGATGCCGCTGTCGCAGGTCGCGTCGATGGCGAATCTGGTGCAGTCGGGCGTCGCCTCGGCCGAGCGGGTCTTCGAGCTGCTGGACGCCGAGGAGCAGGCGCCGGACGCGCGCCCGGCCGAGGTGCGTACGGCGGTGGACGGAGCGGCCCGCCCGGCGGGCCGGGTCGCCCTGGAGAAGGTGTCCTTCCGCTATGAGCCGGACCGGCCGCTGATCGAGGAGCTGTCGCTGCGGGTGGAGCCGGGGCAGACGGTCGCGATCGTCGGCCCCACGGGGGCGGGAAAGACCACCCTGGTCAATCTGCTGATGCGGTTCTACGAGGTCACGGGCGGGCGGATCACCCTGGACGGGGTGGACGCGGCAGCCCTGCCGAGGGACGAGCTGCGTTCCGGCATCGGCATGGTGCTCCAGGACACCTGGCTCTTCGGCGGCACGATCGCCGAGAACATCGCCTACGGCGCGGCCCGCGAGGTCACCAGGGACGAGATCGAGGAGGCGGCGCGCGCCGCGCACGCGGACCGGTTCGTGCGGACCCTGCCGAAGGGGTACGACACCGTGATCGACGACGAGGGCACGGGTGTCAGCGCCGGTGAGAAACAGCTGATCACCATTGCCCGGGCGTTCCTGTCGGACCCGGTGATCCTGGTGCTCGACGAGGCGACCAGCTCGGTCGACACCCGTACCGAAGTCCTGATCCAGAAGGCGATGGCGAAGCTCGCGGAGGGGCGGACCAGCTTTGTGATCGCGCACCGGCTCTCCACGATCCGGGACGCGGATGTGATCCTGGTGATGGAGAACGGCAGCATCGTGGAGCAGGGGACGCACGGCGAGCTGCTGGCGGCGGGCGGCGCCTACGCCGGGCTGTACTCGGCGCAGTTCGCGCAGGCGGTGGCCGAGGTCGACTGA
- a CDS encoding ABC transporter permease, protein MKSTSTGTRPARTGLRRRGGASGVPVVLALPALLAVGFLLLPLAGILARTEWADLGTHLTSPGVTEALGLSLLVSGWALGLSLLLGVPLAWLLARTDIPGKALVRTLVMLPMVLPPTVGGVALLLGFGRRGLLGPWLEETFGITLPFHTSGAVIAATFVAMPFLVISLEGALNGLRPEYEETAASLGASPLRVFCTVTVPMAAPGLIAGAALTWARALGEFGATITFAGNLPGVTQTLPLQVYLLLQEEPAAATSVSLLLLAIAMAVLIALRGRWTGGAGADRREAVARAEPADAPEPDDAPPPDPGDRWALHAEVTGFTRLVLDADPGTTVAVVGPNGAGKTTLLRALLGLTPRARAALRLGDDEVTGLPPHRRSVAWVPQNGALFPHLTALGNTAYGLRAHGVPRAEARREARRWLDRLGVGGLAHHRPAQLSGGQAQRVALARALAARPRLLLLDEPLAALDQTTRARVRHLLRRHLDAFGGVCLIVTHDPVEALSLADRVLVLDGGEALQDAPPAEVTRRPRSPWVARMLGRNAWPGTAAPDGSLTLRDGGRLVVAEPPPAGAEVLAVIAPEAVAVHRERPAGSPRNVWPGTVREITASGGRLRVLVVSARAPDLVAEITPQSAAELGLAEGVPVWTSVKATEVVTVLL, encoded by the coding sequence ATGAAGAGCACGAGCACCGGCACCCGCCCCGCCCGCACCGGCCTCCGCAGGCGGGGCGGGGCGTCCGGGGTGCCCGTCGTCCTGGCCCTGCCCGCGCTGCTCGCCGTCGGGTTTCTGCTGCTGCCGCTGGCCGGCATCCTCGCCCGGACCGAATGGGCCGACCTCGGCACCCATCTGACCAGCCCCGGAGTGACCGAAGCCCTCGGACTCTCCCTCCTGGTGTCCGGCTGGGCGCTCGGGCTGTCCCTGCTGCTCGGGGTGCCGCTGGCCTGGCTGCTGGCCCGGACCGACATCCCCGGCAAGGCGCTCGTCCGCACCCTGGTGATGCTGCCGATGGTGCTGCCGCCGACCGTGGGCGGTGTGGCGCTGCTCCTCGGCTTCGGCCGGCGCGGACTGCTCGGGCCCTGGCTGGAGGAGACCTTCGGGATCACCCTGCCCTTCCACACCTCGGGCGCGGTGATCGCCGCGACCTTCGTGGCGATGCCGTTCCTCGTGATCAGTCTCGAAGGCGCACTGAACGGACTGCGCCCCGAGTACGAGGAGACCGCCGCGTCCCTCGGCGCCTCCCCGCTCCGGGTGTTCTGCACGGTCACCGTGCCGATGGCCGCCCCCGGACTGATCGCGGGCGCGGCGCTCACCTGGGCCAGGGCGCTCGGGGAGTTCGGCGCGACGATCACCTTCGCGGGCAATCTGCCGGGGGTGACCCAGACCCTGCCGCTCCAGGTGTATCTGCTGCTCCAGGAGGAACCGGCGGCCGCGACCTCGGTATCGCTGCTGCTGCTCGCGATCGCCATGGCCGTACTGATCGCCCTGCGCGGCCGGTGGACCGGGGGCGCGGGCGCCGACCGCCGGGAAGCGGTGGCGCGGGCGGAGCCGGCGGACGCGCCGGAACCGGACGACGCGCCGCCACCGGACCCCGGGGACCGGTGGGCCCTGCACGCCGAGGTCACCGGCTTCACCCGGCTCGTCCTCGACGCCGACCCCGGTACCACCGTCGCCGTCGTCGGCCCCAACGGTGCCGGGAAGACGACCTTGCTACGGGCTCTGCTCGGTCTGACGCCCCGCGCCCGGGCCGCGCTCCGCCTCGGTGACGACGAGGTGACGGGCCTTCCGCCGCACCGCCGCTCGGTCGCCTGGGTCCCGCAGAACGGTGCCCTGTTCCCGCATCTGACCGCCCTCGGCAACACCGCCTACGGGCTGCGCGCCCACGGTGTCCCGCGCGCCGAGGCCCGGCGCGAGGCCCGGCGGTGGCTGGACCGGCTCGGTGTCGGCGGGCTCGCCCATCACCGGCCGGCCCAGCTCTCCGGCGGGCAGGCGCAGCGGGTCGCGCTGGCCCGGGCGCTCGCCGCCCGGCCGCGGCTGCTGCTGCTCGACGAGCCACTGGCCGCGCTCGACCAGACCACCCGGGCCCGGGTGCGCCATCTGCTCCGCCGCCATCTCGATGCCTTCGGCGGGGTCTGTCTGATCGTCACCCACGATCCGGTGGAGGCGCTGTCGCTCGCCGACCGGGTGCTCGTCCTCGACGGCGGCGAGGCGCTCCAGGACGCCCCGCCCGCCGAGGTCACCCGCCGTCCGCGCTCCCCGTGGGTGGCGCGGATGCTGGGCCGCAACGCCTGGCCGGGCACCGCGGCGCCGGACGGGTCCCTCACCCTGCGCGACGGCGGTCGGCTGGTTGTCGCCGAACCGCCGCCGGCCGGGGCCGAGGTCCTCGCCGTCATCGCCCCCGAGGCCGTCGCCGTCCACCGGGAGCGGCCCGCCGGGAGCCCCCGCAATGTCTGGCCGGGGACGGTACGGGAGATCACCGCGTCCGGCGGCAGGCTGCGGGTCCTGGTGGTCTCGGCCCGGGCGCCGGATCTGGTCGCGGAGATCACCCCGCAGTCGGCGGCCGAGCTGGGGCTGGCGGAGGGGGTGCCGGTATGGACGAGCGTGAAGGCCACGGAGGTTGTGACCGTGCTGCTGTGA
- a CDS encoding N-acetylmuramoyl-L-alanine amidase: MATPMTAAQFEAALRAEGVTVREVGSWQTHTRTAPGRPWGPVHGVVIHHTVTERPTDPVRLCRDGYSALPGPLCHAVITKDGTVHLIGWGRTNHAGGGDPRVLDAVVAESYGERPPAPTKGNKDGVDGNRHFYGFECENLGDGKDPWPAAQLEAIERVSAALCRVHGWSAKSVIGHLEWSNDKIDPKGFTMPDLRARVADRLTGRPTAPKPKPPKPSKPVKPAVDLSQLIAAARRDPARPGTPVSYPGVRTVEKALVKEGLLTAGLADGHYGTATKDAYAAWQRRLGYTGPAADGIPGQTSLKKLATKHGFTVTP, translated from the coding sequence ATGGCAACACCGATGACCGCCGCCCAGTTCGAGGCCGCTCTCCGTGCCGAGGGGGTGACGGTCCGCGAGGTCGGCAGTTGGCAGACCCACACCCGGACCGCACCCGGCCGCCCCTGGGGACCGGTCCACGGCGTCGTGATCCACCACACGGTCACCGAACGCCCGACCGATCCCGTCCGACTCTGCCGGGACGGCTATTCCGCCCTCCCCGGCCCGCTCTGCCACGCCGTGATCACCAAGGACGGCACGGTCCATCTGATCGGCTGGGGCCGCACCAACCACGCGGGCGGCGGCGACCCCCGCGTCCTGGACGCCGTCGTGGCCGAGTCGTACGGGGAGCGCCCCCCGGCCCCCACCAAGGGCAACAAGGACGGGGTCGACGGAAACCGCCACTTCTACGGCTTCGAATGCGAGAACCTCGGCGACGGCAAGGACCCCTGGCCCGCCGCACAGCTGGAGGCCATCGAGCGGGTCTCGGCCGCGCTCTGCCGGGTCCACGGCTGGTCGGCGAAGTCGGTGATCGGCCACCTCGAATGGTCGAACGACAAGATCGACCCCAAGGGCTTCACCATGCCGGACCTGCGCGCCCGCGTCGCCGACCGCCTCACCGGACGCCCCACCGCCCCCAAGCCGAAGCCGCCGAAGCCCTCCAAGCCCGTGAAGCCGGCGGTCGATCTCTCCCAGCTGATCGCCGCCGCCCGCCGGGACCCCGCCCGCCCCGGCACCCCCGTCAGCTACCCCGGCGTGAGAACCGTGGAAAAGGCCCTGGTCAAGGAGGGCCTGCTGACCGCGGGCCTGGCCGACGGCCACTACGGCACCGCGACGAAGGACGCCTACGCGGCCTGGCAGCGCCGCCTCGGCTACACGGGCCCGGCCGCAGACGGCATCCCGGGCCAGACCTCCCTGAAGAAGCTCGCCACCAAGCACGGCTTCACCGTGACCCCTTGA
- a CDS encoding FGGY family carbohydrate kinase has product MGIVAGLDSSSAFTRIVVCDADTGTVVRQGYAQHPVDPKATDIDPQMWLLSLGEAAAGGLLEGVQAIGVSAQQHGLVALDQQGAPVRPALVGNDRRAQIAAADLVDALGGQQAWVEAVGSVPQAALPVSKLRWLARAEPEAAQRVAAVLQPHDWLVWQLLGRPARRTTDRGAASGTGYWSAATGGYRHDLVELALGHHCELPEVLGPAEAAGTTPEGLLISAGTGETMAAAFGLGVGPGDAVVSLGASGSVMAVHHEALADPSGMITSYADAGGMQLPVVHTSNAVRALRGTAEMLGAEDLGALSDLAMKSTPGASGLVLLPYLEGERTPRLPHTAGTLSGLRRESMRPEHLARAAFEGMLCSLADAMDVLRGRGVQVRRVFLLGASADLPAVRAAAPGILGAQVVVPQPADYAALGAARQAAWALGVERGALSPASPPVWQPPALEVLEPGEEAAVGTAVRQQYGATRDQFYPGAFPPVPALPPAHGGYGGPGAGPADLGLGGILG; this is encoded by the coding sequence ATGGGGATAGTCGCCGGCCTGGACAGCTCGTCCGCCTTCACCCGGATCGTCGTCTGTGACGCGGATACGGGCACTGTGGTGCGCCAGGGGTACGCGCAGCACCCCGTGGATCCGAAGGCCACCGATATCGACCCGCAGATGTGGCTGCTCTCGCTCGGCGAGGCCGCGGCCGGCGGGCTTCTGGAGGGTGTGCAGGCCATCGGGGTCTCCGCCCAGCAGCACGGGCTGGTGGCGCTGGACCAGCAGGGCGCCCCGGTGCGGCCCGCGCTGGTCGGCAACGACCGCCGGGCCCAGATCGCGGCCGCGGATCTCGTCGACGCCCTCGGTGGGCAGCAGGCGTGGGTGGAGGCCGTCGGCTCGGTGCCGCAGGCGGCGCTGCCGGTGTCGAAGCTGCGCTGGCTGGCGCGCGCCGAACCGGAGGCGGCCCAGCGGGTGGCCGCCGTGCTCCAGCCCCACGACTGGCTGGTGTGGCAGTTGCTGGGGCGTCCGGCGCGGCGGACCACGGACCGGGGCGCGGCCTCCGGCACCGGCTACTGGTCGGCGGCGACCGGCGGCTACCGGCACGATCTGGTCGAGCTGGCGCTCGGCCACCACTGCGAGCTGCCCGAGGTGCTCGGCCCGGCCGAGGCCGCGGGCACCACCCCCGAGGGGCTGCTGATCTCCGCCGGGACCGGGGAGACCATGGCCGCCGCCTTCGGTCTGGGCGTCGGCCCCGGTGACGCGGTGGTGTCGCTGGGCGCCTCCGGTTCGGTGATGGCCGTGCACCACGAGGCGCTGGCCGACCCGAGCGGCATGATCACCTCGTACGCCGACGCGGGCGGTATGCAGCTGCCGGTCGTCCACACCTCCAACGCGGTCCGGGCCCTGCGCGGCACCGCCGAGATGCTCGGGGCCGAGGATCTCGGCGCCCTGTCCGATCTGGCGATGAAGTCCACACCCGGCGCTTCCGGGCTGGTGCTGCTGCCGTATCTGGAGGGCGAGCGCACCCCCCGGCTCCCGCATACCGCGGGCACCCTCAGCGGGCTGCGCCGGGAGTCCATGCGGCCGGAGCATCTGGCGCGCGCCGCCTTCGAGGGGATGCTCTGCTCGCTCGCCGACGCGATGGACGTACTGCGGGGCCGCGGGGTTCAGGTGCGCCGGGTGTTCCTGCTGGGGGCGAGCGCCGATCTGCCCGCGGTACGGGCGGCCGCGCCCGGCATCCTCGGTGCCCAGGTCGTCGTACCGCAGCCCGCGGACTACGCGGCGCTCGGCGCCGCCCGGCAGGCGGCGTGGGCGCTCGGGGTGGAGCGCGGTGCGCTCTCCCCCGCGTCCCCGCCGGTATGGCAGCCCCCGGCGCTGGAGGTACTGGAGCCCGGCGAGGAGGCGGCGGTGGGTACCGCGGTGCGCCAGCAGTACGGGGCGACCCGCGACCAGTTCTACCCCGGCGCGTTCCCGCCGGTGCCGGCCCTTCCCCCGGCGCACGGCGGCTACGGCGGGCCCGGCGCGGGCCCGGCCGATCTCGGTCTGGGCGGAATCCTCGGCTGA
- the modA gene encoding molybdate ABC transporter substrate-binding protein: MSLSPTPRTGPSRPRRAVLALTAAALLVPLAACGDSDSDSDDGDGGGTSAKAELTVLAAASLTDVFKTAGSAYEKAHPGSKVTFSFAGSQELAAQVRQGAPADALVTADTKTMDGLKGETGTPAIIAKNRLVIATEEGNPHKVGALKDLANPKLKVVLAAPEVPVGRYSAKILDAQKITVKAVSQEPNVRAVLSKVELGEADAGLVYKTDAAGATDKVDAIEIPDAQNAVAEYPAATLKTSKNADAAAAFVTWLQGPEAQKILRDAGFQQP; the protein is encoded by the coding sequence ATGTCCCTCTCCCCGACCCCGAGAACCGGTCCCTCCCGCCCGCGCCGTGCGGTCCTCGCCCTGACGGCCGCGGCCCTCCTCGTTCCGCTCGCCGCCTGCGGCGACAGCGACAGCGACAGTGACGACGGTGACGGCGGCGGCACATCGGCGAAGGCCGAGCTGACCGTGCTGGCCGCCGCCTCGCTCACCGATGTCTTCAAGACCGCCGGATCCGCCTACGAGAAGGCCCACCCCGGCAGCAAGGTCACCTTCTCCTTCGCCGGCTCCCAGGAGCTGGCCGCCCAGGTCCGCCAGGGTGCCCCCGCCGATGCCCTGGTCACCGCCGACACCAAGACGATGGACGGACTGAAGGGCGAGACCGGTACCCCCGCGATCATCGCGAAGAATCGTCTCGTCATCGCGACGGAGGAGGGCAACCCGCACAAGGTGGGTGCCCTGAAGGACCTGGCGAACCCCAAATTGAAGGTGGTACTCGCCGCGCCAGAGGTGCCCGTCGGCCGGTACAGCGCGAAGATCCTCGACGCCCAGAAGATCACGGTCAAGGCGGTCTCGCAGGAACCGAACGTCCGGGCCGTGCTCAGCAAGGTCGAACTGGGCGAGGCGGACGCCGGACTCGTCTACAAGACGGACGCGGCCGGTGCCACCGACAAGGTCGACGCGATCGAGATCCCCGACGCCCAGAACGCCGTCGCCGAGTATCCGGCGGCCACGCTCAAGACCTCGAAGAACGCGGATGCCGCGGCGGCGTTCGTGACCTGGCTCCAGGGGCCCGAGGCGCAGAAGATCCTGCGCGACGCGGGCTTCCAGCAGCCGTAA
- a CDS encoding TOBE domain-containing protein, whose product MQSYTIGQAARLLGVSPDTTRRWADAGRFATHRDDGGRRLVDGRDLAAFAVELGQGGDGDGEPSYTSARNAFPGIVTAVKLGDIAAQVEIQAGPHRLVSLLTREAVEELGLAVGMQATARVKSTSVHIDRP is encoded by the coding sequence ATGCAGTCCTATACGATCGGGCAGGCCGCGAGGCTGCTGGGCGTGAGCCCGGACACCACCCGCCGCTGGGCCGATGCCGGCCGGTTCGCCACCCACCGCGACGACGGCGGCCGGCGCCTCGTCGACGGCCGGGACCTGGCCGCGTTCGCCGTCGAACTCGGTCAGGGCGGCGACGGCGACGGTGAGCCCTCGTACACCTCGGCCCGTAACGCCTTCCCCGGCATCGTCACCGCCGTCAAACTCGGCGATATCGCCGCCCAGGTGGAGATTCAGGCCGGACCGCACCGGCTGGTCTCCCTGCTGACCCGGGAGGCCGTGGAGGAGTTGGGTCTCGCGGTCGGGATGCAGGCCACCGCCCGTGTGAAGTCGACCAGCGTGCACATCGACCGTCCCTGA
- a CDS encoding ABC transporter ATP-binding protein, translated as MLIRLLQTHLRPYRRAIALLVLLQLLQTSATLYLPTLNADIIDDGVVKGDTGLVLRLGGVMLAVSLVQVVCNIGAVYYGARTAAALGRDIRAAVFDRVQSFSAREVGRFGAPTLITRTTNDVQQVQMLVLMAFTLMVSAPIMCVGGVAMALGQDVALSAVLLAVVPVLGIAVTVIVIRMRPLFRTMQERLDTVNRVLREQITGNRVIRAFVRDAYERERFRGANAGLTDVSMATGRLMALMFPTVLTVVNVSSVAVVWFGAQRIDSGAIQIGALTAFLAYLMQIVMAVMMATFMFMMVPRAEVCAERIEEVLGTESSVVPPRRPVRKLTRHGALELRDVEFRYPGAEEPVLRGVSLAARPGETTAIIGSTGSGKSTLLGLVPRLSDATGGEVLVDGVDVRELDPALLTRTVGLVPQKPYLFSGTVATNLRYGSPGASDEELWRALEVAQAADFVRRLDGGLDAPIAQGGTNVSGGQRQRLAIARTLVQRPEVYLFDDSFSALDYTTDAALRSALSAETAEATVVIVAQRVSTIREADRIVVLDEGRVVGSGTHHELMERNDTYREIVLSQLTEAEAA; from the coding sequence GTGCTGATACGACTGCTCCAGACCCATCTGCGTCCGTACCGCAGAGCGATAGCCCTGTTGGTGCTGTTGCAACTGCTTCAGACCAGCGCCACCCTCTATCTGCCCACCCTCAACGCCGACATCATCGACGACGGCGTGGTCAAGGGGGACACCGGCCTGGTGCTCCGGCTCGGCGGGGTCATGCTCGCCGTCAGCCTGGTGCAGGTGGTGTGCAATATCGGGGCCGTCTACTACGGCGCCCGTACCGCCGCCGCGCTCGGCCGGGACATCCGGGCCGCGGTCTTCGACCGGGTCCAGAGCTTCTCCGCCCGCGAGGTCGGGCGGTTCGGAGCGCCCACGCTGATCACCCGGACGACCAACGACGTCCAGCAGGTGCAGATGCTGGTGCTGATGGCGTTCACGCTGATGGTCTCGGCGCCGATCATGTGCGTCGGCGGGGTCGCGATGGCGCTGGGCCAGGATGTCGCGCTCTCCGCCGTCCTGCTCGCGGTCGTCCCGGTCCTCGGGATCGCGGTCACGGTGATCGTGATCCGGATGCGGCCGCTGTTCCGGACGATGCAGGAGCGGCTCGACACGGTGAACCGGGTGCTGCGCGAGCAGATCACCGGAAACCGGGTGATCCGGGCCTTCGTCCGGGACGCGTACGAGCGGGAGCGCTTCCGCGGCGCGAACGCCGGGCTGACCGATGTGTCGATGGCCACCGGCCGGCTGATGGCGCTGATGTTCCCGACCGTGCTGACGGTCGTCAACGTCTCGTCGGTGGCCGTGGTCTGGTTCGGTGCCCAGCGCATCGACAGCGGCGCGATCCAGATCGGTGCGCTGACCGCCTTCCTCGCCTATCTGATGCAGATCGTGATGGCGGTGATGATGGCCACCTTCATGTTCATGATGGTGCCGCGTGCCGAGGTCTGCGCCGAGCGGATCGAAGAGGTGCTGGGCACCGAGTCCAGTGTGGTGCCGCCGCGGCGGCCGGTGCGGAAGCTGACCCGGCACGGCGCGCTGGAGCTGCGGGACGTCGAGTTCCGCTACCCCGGCGCGGAGGAGCCGGTGCTGCGGGGGGTCTCGCTGGCCGCCCGGCCCGGTGAGACGACCGCGATCATCGGCTCCACCGGCAGCGGCAAGTCGACCCTGCTGGGCCTGGTGCCCCGGCTGTCCGACGCCACCGGCGGCGAGGTGCTGGTCGACGGGGTGGACGTCCGGGAGCTCGACCCGGCGCTGCTGACCCGGACGGTCGGCCTCGTCCCCCAGAAGCCGTACCTCTTCTCCGGGACCGTCGCGACCAATCTGCGGTACGGCAGCCCCGGCGCGAGCGACGAGGAGCTGTGGCGGGCCCTGGAGGTGGCGCAGGCCGCCGATTTCGTCCGGCGGCTCGACGGCGGTCTCGACGCGCCGATCGCCCAGGGCGGTACGAACGTCTCGGGCGGGCAGCGGCAGCGGCTGGCGATCGCCAGGACCCTGGTGCAGCGCCCGGAGGTCTATCTCTTCGACGACTCGTTCTCCGCGCTCGACTACACCACGGACGCGGCCCTGCGCTCGGCGCTGAGCGCCGAGACCGCGGAGGCGACGGTGGTGATCGTGGCCCAGCGGGTCTCGACCATCCGGGAGGCGGACCGGATCGTGGTCCTCGACGAGGGCCGGGTCGTGGGCAGCGGTACGCACCACGAGCTGATGGAGCGGAACGACACCTATCGGGAGATCGTGCTCTCCCAGCTGACGGAGGCTGAGGCCGCATGA
- a CDS encoding type II toxin-antitoxin system VapB family antitoxin, whose protein sequence is MSMTWIDVDDEALAEAMRLMGARTEKETVNMALRDYVVRTKRLKAAGKLAARGARGEFDAAAEAHQAAKRARRAAFE, encoded by the coding sequence ATGTCCATGACGTGGATCGACGTTGATGATGAGGCGCTGGCCGAAGCGATGCGCCTGATGGGGGCCAGGACGGAGAAGGAGACGGTCAACATGGCCCTGCGGGACTATGTGGTCCGGACCAAGCGGCTGAAGGCGGCCGGGAAACTGGCGGCGCGGGGCGCGCGGGGTGAGTTCGATGCCGCTGCCGAGGCTCACCAGGCCGCCAAGCGGGCCCGTCGGGCGGCCTTCGAGTGA
- a CDS encoding YtxH domain-containing protein: MRYKLTFLAGLGVGYVLGTRAGRERYEQLRKSVRELSQNPAVRNAAESAAQNGRSLAGKALHVVSDKVGDRVPESVAERVRSLRERGQNGADDWGTSNT, translated from the coding sequence ATGCGGTACAAGCTCACGTTCCTCGCCGGGCTCGGGGTCGGCTATGTACTCGGCACGCGGGCAGGCCGCGAGCGCTACGAGCAACTGCGGAAGTCGGTACGGGAGCTGTCACAGAACCCGGCCGTGCGGAACGCGGCGGAATCAGCGGCGCAGAACGGCCGGAGTCTGGCGGGCAAGGCGCTCCATGTGGTGAGCGACAAGGTCGGGGACCGGGTCCCCGAGTCCGTCGCCGAGCGGGTGCGGTCGCTGCGGGAGCGCGGACAGAACGGCGCGGACGACTGGGGCACCAGCAACACCTAG